One window of Cydia strobilella chromosome 10, ilCydStro3.1, whole genome shotgun sequence genomic DNA carries:
- the LOC134744646 gene encoding uncharacterized protein LOC134744646 has product MGGSAFAVLLLLSVAAAVPAGNSRKQPAIDDATDLSAESSEIVPEVVAAPHQQWQNQQHEPQSAASTSVQTDHSIELVGGSQTFFPSFANLFEPRQQSGYRIGGFGNQETAYSQKPQSYRSLLNYPLFGNYRSLDGFGKQNSVASAPLVDASSSLLGSGNFGIIRGGTFFAQNDEDTDDFHDSFNSFYNNGHGRPSLGSGYIANPRPNFNQDQFANFRDFADINSPSNSAYSHFVVVYANKNATMDEISEETRRVVSEPKNIIETLERLDEPKPPKITKSKAKLAATKQKFNKKEQWKKATSKHISPKHDPEEPLLALS; this is encoded by the coding sequence ATGATGCAACGGATCTCAGTGCAGAGTCGTCCGAGATTGTCCCAGAGGTGGTGGCAGCACCGCATCAGCAGTGGCAAAATCAACAGCATGAGCCTCAATCTGCGGCTTCGACGTCCGTCCAGACCGACCACTCGATCGAGCTCGTCGGCGGCTCACAGACTTTCTTTCCCTCCTTCGCAAACCTCTTCGAACCCCGGCAGCAAAGCGGGTACAGAATAGGCGGTTTTGGAAATCAAGAGACGGCGTACAGTCAGAAACCGCAATCGTACAGATCGTTGCTAAACTACCCTTTGTTTGGAAACTACAGAAGTCTTGATGGTTTCGGAAAGCAGAATAGCGTTGCTTCGGCGCCTTTAGTAGATGCAAGCTCTAGCTTGCTTGGCTCAGGAAACTTTGGAATCATTAGAGGAGGAACTTTCTTCGCCCAAAACGATGAGGACACCGACGATTTCCACGACAGCTTCAACTCATTCTACAACAATGGCCACGGCCGACCGTCTCTCGGATCAGGCTACATAGCCAACCCTAGACCTAATTTCAATCAAGATCAGTTCGCTAACTTCAGAGACTTCGCCGACATCAACTCTCCATCCAACTCCGCGTACTCGCATTTCGTCGTCGTGTACGCCAACAAAAATGCAACGATGGACGAAATCAGCGAAGAAACTAGACGAGTTGTTTCAGAGCCTAAAAATATTATAGAGACATTAGAACGTCTAGACGAACCTAAGCCGCCAAAGATTACGAAATCTAAAGCGAAGCTAGCAGCAACAAAGCAAAAGTTTAACAAAAAGGAGCAGTGGAAGAAAGCGACCTCGAAACATATAAGCCCAAAGCACGATCCGGAAGAGCCGTTGCTAGCTTTAAGCTAA